One region of Trichosurus vulpecula isolate mTriVul1 chromosome 1, mTriVul1.pri, whole genome shotgun sequence genomic DNA includes:
- the TEX43 gene encoding testis-expressed protein 43, protein MATASAGEAKEALTPITPDAKKDELEKWPNPIHLPKFSVKHGLIPRHYVMEWKQDMKFRKMHLKQAQQSGIYSGPLEETLFLECSERLCHGEERDAVSKKISPHIKIADMPLHSPLSKYQSTVIAQGYRRQLI, encoded by the exons ATGGCCACAGCTTCAGCAGGAGAAGCAAAAGAAGCTCTGACACCTATCACTCCCGATGCTAAAAAGGATGAACTAGAGAAATG gccCAACCCGATACACTTGCCAAAGTTCTCTGTGAAACATGGGCTAATTCCCAGGCATTACGTGATGGAATGGAAACAAGACATGAAATTCAGGAAAATGCATCTAAAG CAAGCACAGCAGAGTGGGATCTACTCTGGTCCTTTAGAAGAAACCCTGTTTCTGGAATGCTCTGAAAGACTTTGCCATGGGGAAGAAAGAGATGCTGTTTCAAAGAAAATTTCCCCCCACATAAAAATAGCTGATATGCCTTTACATTCTCCTCTTTCCAAATACCAAAGTACTGTTATTGCTCAAGGATACAGGCGGCAActgatatga